The Streptomyces sp. NBC_00224 genome has a window encoding:
- a CDS encoding alpha/beta hydrolase-fold protein, protein MPEPLGTRVVVEHTSACLRDNPLGDPATRRIEVLLPPGYDESARHPVVYWLPGFGAHPTLTTRALAFGQAPADRIHRAMARGDIPAALIVVPDATTAYGGSQYIDSPACGRYLGHLGEVVAEVDRRFPTRAEPRWRAVGGKSSGGYGAVLAAMRTDLFGAVLAHTPDAGFEHSYLPLLPGVLDTLEAAGGIERLLDRRESGPHDTAFMVAMSLLAMGMCYADKPGTTPADALPCDPRTGVFRPDVWERWLRHDPVRTASAFADRLKALRLLYLDTGLRDDYHMHWGARALHAVWQEQGIAHEYQEHDGGHHGIEHRFLTSLALLGRVWRGSGQGD, encoded by the coding sequence ATGCCTGAACCGCTGGGGACCCGTGTGGTCGTCGAGCACACCAGCGCCTGTCTGCGCGACAACCCGCTCGGCGACCCGGCCACCCGCCGCATCGAGGTGCTGCTGCCGCCGGGGTACGACGAGTCGGCGCGCCATCCCGTCGTGTACTGGCTGCCGGGCTTCGGTGCCCACCCGACGTTGACGACACGCGCGTTGGCGTTCGGACAGGCCCCGGCGGACCGCATCCACCGGGCCATGGCGCGCGGCGACATACCGGCCGCGCTGATCGTGGTCCCGGACGCCACCACGGCGTACGGCGGCTCGCAGTACATCGACTCGCCCGCCTGCGGCCGCTACCTCGGCCACCTCGGCGAGGTGGTGGCCGAGGTCGACCGGCGCTTCCCGACGCGGGCCGAGCCCCGGTGGCGGGCGGTGGGCGGCAAGTCCAGCGGCGGGTACGGGGCGGTCCTCGCCGCGATGCGCACCGACCTGTTCGGCGCGGTCCTGGCGCACACCCCCGACGCCGGGTTCGAGCACAGCTATCTGCCGCTGCTGCCAGGCGTCCTGGACACCCTGGAGGCGGCCGGCGGCATCGAACGGCTGCTGGACAGAAGGGAGTCGGGGCCGCACGACACCGCGTTCATGGTCGCCATGAGCCTGCTCGCGATGGGCATGTGCTACGCCGACAAGCCCGGCACCACGCCCGCCGACGCGCTGCCCTGCGACCCGCGCACGGGCGTGTTCCGGCCCGACGTCTGGGAGCGCTGGCTGCGGCACGACCCCGTGCGGACGGCCTCCGCGTTCGCGGATCGGCTCAAAGCACTGCGGCTGCTCTACCTCGACACCGGGCTGCGGGACGACTACCACATGCACTGGGGCGCCCGGGCGCTGCACGCCGTCTGGCAGGAGCAGGGCATCGCGCACGAGTACCAGGAGCACGACGGCGGCCACCACGGCATCGAGCACCGCTTCCTGACCTCCCTGGCCCTGCTCGGCCGGGTGTGGCGCGGGAGCGGACAGGGGGACTGA
- a CDS encoding MBL fold metallo-hydrolase has translation MRLTSLGHAAVLIETGGRRILVDPWLTQRLDRFWEHHPALPDGLDEVLDGGVDHIVFSHHHFDHHHFPSLTRLLEDGEVDFDDSPHRAAETECIFPVGQIPPRFTASGLGHQAIPWTLRRLGFERLTPVTPGNTVHLGDVVLRTFVSHVPFPEMSVLVETEEAVVMLCGDSILHESTVRHFTGPDARPIDVAFVPAHSVSPPGVLTERRPLVEPEAVRARAVANFDRYVETLGAAVTVPSSFGWKVSGEGEQDYGWCNRTIFPFTPWEALGRLRELGREGLLWGPGQVLEVAGGKAELHNGPQVPQGYDFEAVYAEVALDPDAEVPAFDPERDRVGRQTRGSHRLLTEVMELVVGTDFWYRALDSGATHTLSLRDDNGSTHTYLLEPVSGRISHLGPGPARDHLSQDNGYTEIAASTLQALLDSELLFGSSYGLWASNSNLLSAVFHHPAYYTRQVDRALSATGTDAHTDRGPVAHA, from the coding sequence ATGCGGCTCACCTCCCTCGGCCACGCGGCCGTCCTCATCGAGACCGGCGGGCGGCGCATCCTCGTCGACCCCTGGCTCACCCAGCGCCTGGACCGCTTCTGGGAGCACCACCCGGCGCTGCCGGACGGCCTCGACGAGGTCCTGGACGGCGGCGTCGACCACATCGTCTTCAGCCACCACCACTTCGACCACCACCACTTCCCTTCGCTGACCCGGCTGTTGGAGGACGGCGAGGTCGACTTCGACGACAGCCCGCACCGGGCGGCCGAGACCGAGTGCATCTTCCCGGTCGGCCAGATCCCGCCCCGCTTCACCGCGTCGGGCCTGGGCCACCAGGCCATCCCGTGGACCCTGCGCAGGCTCGGCTTCGAGCGGCTGACGCCGGTCACCCCGGGCAACACGGTGCACCTGGGCGACGTCGTGCTGCGCACCTTCGTCTCCCATGTGCCGTTCCCCGAGATGAGCGTGCTGGTGGAGACCGAGGAGGCGGTGGTGATGCTGTGCGGAGACTCGATCCTGCACGAGTCGACCGTCCGCCACTTCACGGGCCCCGACGCGCGCCCGATCGACGTCGCCTTCGTCCCGGCGCACAGCGTCTCGCCGCCCGGGGTGCTCACCGAGCGCAGGCCGCTCGTCGAACCCGAGGCGGTGCGGGCCCGCGCGGTCGCCAACTTCGACCGGTACGTGGAGACGCTGGGCGCGGCCGTCACCGTCCCGTCCTCCTTCGGCTGGAAGGTCAGCGGCGAGGGGGAGCAGGACTACGGCTGGTGCAACCGCACGATCTTCCCGTTCACACCGTGGGAGGCGCTCGGCCGGCTGCGCGAGCTGGGCCGCGAGGGGCTGCTGTGGGGGCCGGGGCAGGTCCTGGAGGTCGCGGGCGGCAAGGCCGAACTGCACAACGGGCCGCAGGTGCCGCAGGGTTACGACTTCGAGGCGGTGTACGCCGAGGTCGCCCTCGACCCGGATGCCGAGGTCCCGGCCTTCGACCCCGAGCGCGACCGCGTCGGCCGCCAGACCCGCGGCTCGCACCGGCTGCTCACCGAGGTGATGGAGCTCGTGGTCGGCACCGACTTCTGGTACCGGGCGCTCGACAGCGGCGCCACCCACACCCTCTCGCTCCGCGACGACAACGGCTCCACGCACACGTACCTCCTGGAGCCGGTGAGCGGCCGCATCAGCCATCTGGGCCCGGGCCCCGCCCGCGACCACCTCAGCCAGGACAACGGCTACACCGAGATCGCCGCGAGCACCCTCCAGGCGCTCCTGGACAGCGAGTTGCTCTTCGGCAGCTCGTACGGGCTGTGGGCGAGCAACAGCAATCTGCTCTCGGCGGTCTTCCACCACCCGGCGTACTACACCCGCCAGGTCGACCGCGCGCTGAGCGCCACCGGCACCGACGCCCACACCGACCGGGGACCGGTCGCGCATGCCTGA
- a CDS encoding SUMF1/EgtB/PvdO family nonheme iron enzyme: MELSPEFLEVDGSDDTRYWESVQSVVELADRRGRDAKGVPLLVSLAVQHPEWPVRAAAVRLLAEHHRDDPAAASAIAGGTHDPVDWVAFASLKVITQYRIKAAVPDLIRISGWPSNFAREDFSRKPVGCGAAFTKRALLTIFGTRDPEELRRLEDEYFTDMRARIRTHAARPRRTEDAILIPAGPFLAGTASAQSGPFRMKQDDNPLRAVELSAYYIDRTTVTNARYAQFLEEAGESGVFDHPDQPEDGRNHRPAHAHDPRFNAPEMPQVGIDWYDAWAFANWAGGSLPSELQWEKAARGTDGRTYPWGNTWDPERVNYVERSYGRQVADLDELEALLVTTTHDDRPAHPVLPADSLPGGASPYGVLQMSGNVWELTRTNFYTGDDMDPFFKGRHPMEFMNRKDAFHVLRGGTWTSPLACLTTFYRGKDLITDLHNEVGFRCVYEAE, encoded by the coding sequence GTGGAACTGTCGCCCGAGTTTCTTGAGGTGGACGGGTCCGACGACACCCGGTACTGGGAGTCGGTCCAGTCCGTGGTGGAGCTCGCCGACCGTCGCGGCCGGGACGCCAAGGGTGTCCCGCTGCTGGTCAGCCTGGCTGTCCAGCACCCGGAGTGGCCGGTGCGGGCGGCCGCCGTCAGGCTGCTCGCGGAGCACCACCGGGACGACCCTGCTGCCGCGTCGGCGATCGCCGGCGGCACCCACGACCCGGTCGACTGGGTCGCTTTCGCCTCCCTGAAAGTGATCACCCAGTACCGCATCAAGGCGGCCGTTCCCGATCTCATCCGCATTTCCGGCTGGCCGAGCAATTTCGCCCGCGAGGACTTCTCCCGTAAACCGGTCGGCTGCGGCGCCGCGTTCACCAAGAGAGCCCTGCTCACCATATTCGGCACCCGGGACCCGGAAGAGCTCCGGCGTCTGGAGGACGAATACTTCACGGACATGCGTGCGCGCATACGCACACATGCGGCGCGACCGCGCAGGACCGAGGACGCGATTCTGATACCGGCTGGTCCTTTTCTTGCCGGAACCGCCTCCGCGCAGAGCGGCCCTTTCCGCATGAAGCAGGACGACAATCCACTGCGGGCGGTCGAGCTGTCGGCGTACTACATCGACCGGACCACCGTCACCAATGCCCGCTACGCGCAGTTCCTGGAAGAGGCCGGGGAAAGCGGTGTGTTCGACCACCCGGACCAGCCGGAGGACGGCCGGAATCACCGGCCCGCACACGCCCACGACCCCCGGTTCAACGCGCCGGAAATGCCGCAGGTGGGAATCGACTGGTACGACGCGTGGGCATTCGCGAATTGGGCGGGCGGCTCGCTGCCGAGCGAGCTCCAGTGGGAGAAGGCGGCGCGCGGGACGGACGGCCGGACCTACCCGTGGGGGAACACCTGGGATCCGGAGCGGGTGAACTACGTCGAGCGCTCCTACGGGCGGCAGGTGGCCGACCTGGACGAGCTGGAGGCGCTGCTGGTCACCACTACCCACGACGACCGGCCCGCACACCCGGTGCTGCCCGCCGACAGCCTTCCCGGGGGCGCGAGTCCGTACGGCGTGCTCCAGATGTCCGGGAACGTCTGGGAGCTGACCCGGACCAACTTCTACACGGGCGACGACATGGACCCGTTCTTCAAGGGCCGCCACCCGATGGAGTTCATGAACCGCAAGGACGCCTTCCATGTGCTGCGCGGCGGCACCTGGACCTCGCCGCTCGCCTGTCTGACCACGTTCTACCGGGGCAAGGACCTGATCACCGATCTGCACAACGAGGTCGGGTTCCGCTGCGTCTACGAAGCGGAATGA
- a CDS encoding dipeptide epimerase, with protein MDSLQFAVVRQEIAFGLPYTYARGHDLTCTVVRVELREKSREKSREGAHLGRGEGAPFESFFEVSAEETVAELEEIGPLVESGTADRADLLSRLRHGAARNALDAALWDLAAKRAGVPVWRLLGTPEPRPLEIMTTISLADPEQLEQEIAESRSVRILKLKLGSPDADDDVHRLERLRAARPDARIVVDVNGGWDLDTLRVMLPLLEKHRVRMLEQPVDAASEPGLRGLPRPLPIVADESFETEDDLERVRGLYDGVNVKLDKCGGLTAALRIIGRARREGLRIMVGCLPGSSLSAAVGFHAAQLAEFVDLDGHLRLVDDVEPRMPAKDGRLQAPARELWG; from the coding sequence GTGGATTCATTGCAGTTCGCAGTGGTACGCCAGGAGATTGCCTTCGGACTTCCCTACACATACGCGCGCGGCCATGACCTCACGTGCACGGTCGTACGCGTCGAGTTACGTGAGAAGTCACGTGAGAAGTCACGCGAGGGTGCTCATCTCGGACGAGGTGAAGGAGCGCCCTTCGAGAGCTTCTTCGAGGTTTCCGCCGAGGAAACCGTGGCCGAACTCGAAGAGATCGGCCCGCTCGTCGAGAGCGGCACCGCCGACCGCGCGGACCTCCTCTCCCGGCTCCGGCACGGCGCCGCCCGCAACGCGCTCGACGCGGCGCTGTGGGACCTGGCGGCCAAACGCGCCGGCGTCCCCGTGTGGCGGCTGCTCGGCACGCCCGAGCCCAGGCCGCTGGAGATCATGACGACGATCTCGCTCGCGGACCCGGAGCAGCTGGAGCAGGAGATCGCCGAGAGCCGCTCCGTACGCATCCTCAAGCTCAAGCTCGGCTCCCCGGACGCCGACGACGACGTACACCGCCTGGAGCGGCTGCGCGCCGCCCGCCCGGACGCGCGGATCGTCGTCGACGTGAACGGCGGCTGGGACCTGGACACTCTGCGCGTCATGCTGCCGCTCCTGGAGAAGCACCGCGTCCGCATGCTCGAACAGCCCGTGGACGCGGCCTCGGAGCCGGGTCTGCGCGGACTGCCGCGCCCCCTGCCGATCGTGGCCGACGAGTCCTTCGAGACCGAGGACGACCTGGAGCGGGTGCGCGGGCTCTACGACGGGGTCAACGTCAAGCTCGACAAGTGCGGCGGACTCACCGCCGCCCTGCGCATCATCGGCCGCGCCCGCCGCGAGGGCCTGCGCATCATGGTCGGCTGTCTGCCCGGCAGTTCGCTCTCCGCCGCCGTCGGCTTCCACGCCGCACAACTGGCCGAGTTCGTCGACCTGGACGGCCACTTGCGCCTGGTCGACGACGTGGAGCCGAGGATGCCCGCGAAGGACGGCCGGCTCCAGGCGCCGGCGCGGGAGCTGTGGGGGTGA
- a CDS encoding pyridoxamine 5'-phosphate oxidase family protein: MTPSATPSAARTLDERIKDTREHFENDVDTWVSTASADGTPYLVPLSFLWDGTTFLISTVRTAPTSRNLVANAAVRLAFGATRDVVLVEGNAVPVEEGVLEPESADAFAAKTGFDPREEKQEYLYFHVAPQRVQAWREVNELAGRTLMKDGAWLA; the protein is encoded by the coding sequence ATGACTCCTTCAGCGACTCCTTCAGCAGCGCGCACGCTCGACGAGCGGATCAAGGACACCCGTGAGCACTTCGAGAACGACGTCGACACCTGGGTGTCGACGGCCTCGGCGGACGGCACGCCCTACCTCGTCCCCCTCTCGTTCCTCTGGGACGGCACGACGTTCCTGATCTCGACGGTCCGTACGGCACCGACGAGCCGCAACCTCGTGGCGAACGCCGCCGTACGGCTGGCCTTCGGCGCGACCCGGGACGTGGTGCTGGTCGAGGGCAATGCCGTACCGGTCGAAGAGGGCGTGCTGGAGCCGGAGTCGGCGGACGCGTTCGCCGCGAAGACCGGCTTCGACCCGCGCGAGGAGAAGCAGGAGTACCTGTACTTCCACGTCGCCCCGCAGCGCGTCCAGGCATGGCGCGAGGTGAACGAACTGGCGGGCCGCACGCTGATGAAGGACGGCGCCTGGCTGGCCTGA
- a CDS encoding ATP-grasp domain-containing protein produces the protein MPIQTINDRVAIVVDGHSTGALLAPAFTAYGIGAVHVENRAERSAAHLRTFAPETYEACYAYEGDLAALLAALRPHRVGWVIAGTDSGVALADRLAAALGLPRHNDPATSAARRDKQEMQRALAAAGVPAAWHATVTTPEEAREVALLHGGAPVIVKPLRSGGTDGVLFCADPDETASAAGKLLGSESIYGERNETVLVQEYLRGDEYMVNCVSAAGHHTVLEIWRSVKTVVGTSPVYDYTELLNPRSQESAGVIAYVRDVLTSVGNTWGPSHTEVIATPSGPRLVETAARLQGTADLSAITRATGRNPVTEAVHALLDPDLYARGGPPPPPQRAARGVSFICPRSGRLRRDLDWTPLHTLPSFHSLLAPAPKAGAYIPRTTDLFTRPGAVYLIHEDPKVVERDHATIRGWEGEGFYDIEEGDG, from the coding sequence ATGCCGATCCAGACGATCAACGACCGGGTGGCGATCGTGGTGGACGGCCACTCCACGGGCGCGCTGCTGGCCCCGGCCTTCACGGCGTACGGGATCGGCGCGGTGCACGTCGAGAACCGGGCGGAACGCTCGGCGGCCCATCTGCGCACGTTCGCACCGGAGACGTACGAGGCCTGTTACGCGTACGAGGGCGACCTGGCGGCCCTGCTCGCGGCGCTGCGCCCGCACCGGGTGGGCTGGGTGATCGCGGGCACGGACTCGGGCGTGGCCCTGGCCGACCGCCTGGCGGCCGCGCTCGGCCTGCCCCGGCACAACGACCCGGCGACGTCGGCGGCCCGCCGCGACAAACAGGAGATGCAGCGCGCGCTCGCCGCGGCCGGGGTCCCCGCGGCATGGCACGCGACGGTCACCACACCGGAGGAGGCCCGGGAGGTGGCGCTGCTCCACGGCGGCGCCCCGGTCATCGTCAAGCCCCTGCGCAGCGGCGGCACCGACGGCGTGCTCTTCTGCGCCGACCCGGACGAGACGGCGAGCGCGGCCGGAAAGCTCCTGGGCAGCGAGTCGATCTACGGCGAGCGCAACGAGACGGTCCTGGTCCAGGAGTATCTGCGGGGCGACGAGTACATGGTCAACTGCGTGAGCGCGGCGGGCCACCACACGGTGCTGGAGATCTGGCGCTCGGTGAAGACGGTGGTGGGCACGTCACCGGTGTACGACTACACGGAACTCCTGAACCCCCGGTCACAGGAATCCGCGGGCGTGATCGCGTACGTACGAGACGTCCTCACCTCGGTGGGCAACACCTGGGGCCCGTCCCACACGGAGGTCATCGCGACCCCGTCGGGCCCCCGCCTGGTGGAGACGGCCGCACGCCTCCAGGGCACGGCGGACCTCTCGGCGATCACCCGGGCGACGGGCCGCAACCCGGTGACGGAGGCGGTCCACGCCCTGCTCGACCCCGACCTGTACGCCCGCGGCGGCCCCCCGCCGCCGCCCCAGCGGGCGGCCCGGGGCGTCAGCTTCATCTGCCCCCGAAGCGGCCGCCTCCGCCGCGACCTCGACTGGACCCCGCTCCACACCCTCCCGTCCTTCCACAGCCTCCTGGCCCCCGCCCCCAAGGCAGGCGCCTACATCCCCCGCACCACCGACCTCTTCACCCGCCCCGGCGCGGTCTACCTGATCCACGAGGACCCGAAGGTGGTGGAACGGGACCACGCGACGATTCGGGGGTGGGAGGGGGAGGGGTTTTATGACATTGAGGAGGGGGACGGCTGA